The Zingiber officinale cultivar Zhangliang chromosome 10A, Zo_v1.1, whole genome shotgun sequence genome contains a region encoding:
- the LOC122027456 gene encoding 5'-adenylylsulfate reductase-like 3 — MEGTGKQTQALAAALLFLAAFVVLGTGSPACPVPSVGDSILGRLDLDPSMMRANYRIGGVVEGDEAALQRALSIVQTNRDSYVALLFYASWCPFSKIFTPNFHVLCDWFPAIHHFAFEESVIRPSILSKHGVHGFPTLLLLNSTMMVRYRGPRTLNSLVAFYNHVTGVDPSAEPISLAEIRDSPRTTEPTEDMQANCPFSWAKSPEKLLQQDGYLALASFFLLMRLLHLFLPSLNACFQRAWRRQMRYASLRNIWNCLKAYMEQAKQGFSRLHPCKQSNLQEGAMNARAWASQSLASVSLGESSSGRAYPTVERN; from the exons ATGGAGGGGACCGGGAAGCAGACGCAGGCTCTGGCCGCTGCTCTTCTTTTCTTGGCCGCCTTCGTCGTCCTGGGGACGGGATCGCCTGCTTGCCCCGTGCCCTCGGTTGGGGACTCGATCTTGGGTCGCCTGGATTTGGATCCATCGATGATGCGTGCTAACTACCGGATCGGCGGCGTCGTTGAG GGTGACGAAGCAGCTTTGCAACGGGCATTGAGCATTGTGCAGACAAACAGAGACAGCTATGTGGCCTTGCTCTTTTATGCATCCTGGTGTCCTTTCTCTAAAATCTTTACTCCAAATTTCCACGTCTTGTGTGACTGGTTTCCAGCTATTCATCATTTTGCATTTGAAGAATCTGTTATCAGGCCAAG TATACTATCAAAGCACGGAGTGCATGGTTTTCCAACCCTTCTTCTACTGAATTCCACTATGATGGTCCGTTATCGTGGTCCACGAACCTTGAATTCCCTTGTTGCCTTTTACAATCATGTCACAG gtgtTGACCCATCAGCAGAACCCATATCCCTCGCTGAAATTAGGGACTCGCCGAGGACTACTGAACCCACGGAAGACATGCAGGCAAACTGTCCATTCTCGTGGGCAAAGTCGCCGGAGAAATTGCTGCAGCAGGATGGTTATCTAGCACTCGCAAGTTTCTTCCTGCTCATGAGACTACTACATCTTTTCCTTCCGAGCCTTAATGCTTGTTTCCAGAGAGCTTGGAGGAGGCAGATGCGATATGCAAGCCTGCGGAACATATGGAATTGCCTCAAGGCCTACATGGAACAAGCTAAGCAGGGTTTCAGTAGGCTGCATCCGTGCAAGCAAAGCAATTTGCAGGAAGGTGCTATGAATGCAAGAGCCTGGGCTTCCCAGTCATTAGCATCAGTGTCGCTAGGGGAAAGTAGTTCCGGAAGAGCATACCCCACAGTCGAAAGGAATTGA